Part of the Hemibagrus wyckioides isolate EC202008001 linkage group LG09, SWU_Hwy_1.0, whole genome shotgun sequence genome, tggtgtttgtgtgtaatgcagtggtgtgtgtgtttgtatgtaatgcagtggtgtgtgtgtttgtatgtaatgcagtgttgtgtgtgtttgtgtgtaatgcagtggtgtgtgtgtttgtatgtaatgcagtggtgtgtgtgtttgtatgtgatgcagtggtgtgtgtgtttgtatgtaatgcagtggtgtttgtatgtaatgcagtggtgtgtgtgtttgtgtgtaatgcagtggtgtgtgtgtttgtatgtaatgcagtggtgtgtgtgtttgtatgtaatgcagtggtgtgtgtgtttgtatgtgatgcagtggtgtttgtatgtaatgcagtggtgtgtgtgtttgtatgtaatgcagtagtgtttgtgtgtaatgcagtggtgtttgtgtgtaatgtagttgtgtgtgtgtttgtgtgtaatgcagtggtgtttgtgtgtaatgcagtggtgtttgtgtgtaatgtagttgtgtgtgtgtttgtatgtgatgcagtggtgtttgtgtgtaatgcagtggtgtgtgtgtttgtatgtaatgcagtggtgtgtgtgtttgtatgtaatgcagtggtgtgtgtgtttgtatgtgatgcagtggtgtttgtatgtgatgcagtggtgtgtgtgtttgtatgtaatgcagtggtgtgtgtgtttgtatgtaatgcagtggtgtgtgtgtttgtatgtaatgcagtggtgtgtgtgtttgtatgtgatgcagtggtgtttgtatgtaatgcagtggtgtgtgtgtttgtatgtaatgcagtagtgtttgtgtgtaatgcagtggtgtttgtgtgtaatgtagttgtgtgtgtgtttgtgtgtaatgcagtggtgtttgtgtgtaatgcagtggtgtttgtgtgtaatgtagttgtgtgtgtgtttgtatgtgatgcagtggtgtttgtgtgtaatgcagtggtgtgtgtgtttgtatgtaatgcagtggtgtgtgtgtttgtatgtgatgcagtggtgtttgtatgtaatgcagtggtgtgtgtgtttgtatgtaatgcagtagtgtttgtgtgtaatgcagtggtgtttgtgtgtaatgtagttgtgtgtgtgtttgtgtgtaatgcagtggtgtttgtgtgtaatgcagtggtgtttgtgtgtaatgtagttgtgtgtgtgtgtaatgtagttgtgtgtgtgtttgtgtgtaatgcagtggtgtttgtgtgtaatgtagttgtgtgtgtgtttgtgtgtaatgcagtggtgtttgtgtgtaatgcagtggtgtttgtgtgtaatgtagttgtgtgtgtgtgtaatgtagttgtgtgtgtgtttgtgtgtaatgcagtggtgtttgtgtgtaatgtagttgtgtgtgtgtttgtgtgtaatgcagtggtgtttgtgtgtaatgcagtggtgtttgtgtgtaatgtagttgtgtgtgtgtgtaatgtagttgtgtgtgtgtttgtgtgtaatgcagtggtgtttgtgtgtaatgtagttgtgtgtgtgtttgtgtgtaatgcagtggtgtttgtgtgtaatgcagtggtgtttgtgtgtaatgtagttgtgtgtgtgtttgtgtgtaatgcagtggtgtttgtgtgtaatgtagttgtgtgtgtgtgtaatgtagttgtgtgtgtgtttgtgtgtaatgcagtggtgtttgtgtgtaatgtagttgtgtgtgtgtttgtgtgtaatgcagtggtgtttgtgtgtaatgtagttgtgtgtgtgtttgtgtgtaatgcagtggtgtttgtgtgtaatgcagtgatgtgtgtttgtgtgtttcagccTTGGTGGTGGTTTCTGTATTCGTAGTGTGTCTGATAGCAGGACTGGTGGTGATTTTcttctggaagaaaaaaatgttttgctttaAATCACACGAACCACCCGAAAACGTCCAGGTGAGAAACGCTGATGAACAGAATTTTTGCTTTTCTGATTATTTGTGAACTTTTcatgaatttttctttttcttttttatcttcagGTTTTGGAGCCATTAGGTggtaagttttttttgttttgtttttgttggggttttttttttacttgaaaaCATAACCCTCAGATTTTAAACCTTGTGAAatgaacaaacatttttttaaaaattagtttgacaaataaataaaataaataataaataaataaaaaggaaagaattaaaaaagaaaatatgcaCAGAATTATATAatcaaaataagaaataagtaaataaataaatacaataattaataaatagtaaaataaataaataaacactttgtTTGTTATTAGCATCTTAAAACACAAAATCTCGACTTTAGCGGAACTGTTATGGTGCTAATTCCTTATCAAGCGCATTCTTATTTTAACTAGTTAGCATGGAAGCTAATTATTCACAGTTAGCCAGCATGTTAATACAGCTGATGGATGTTAGCTACACTAAGTTCCAAATGAACTAGCCTGAGCGTTAGTGGCTGAATAAAACAGGTTTAGGATTAAAGGAGAGAACTTTTTTCCTAAACTTTCCTGCACTAGCCCTGTTAAACCACGCCTCCTTCTGCTGAACCAATAACCTTCTCCCAAAACTTTCCTGTTCCTGTTTGAGCTTCGTAACAAATTTATCTCTATTTCTCTGTAGATCCAGATTTGGAGCCGTTTCTGCCTCAAATAGCGGAAATTCTGGGTTTTAAGGTGGTCCGGAGCGTGGTCATGCACAGTGGTCTGCTGTCTAAGGCCAACATAGACAACAAAGTGTATGACCATCCTGGTGACGCGAACGAGCAGGCGTATCAGCTGCTGTGGGCCTGGTACCAGAAGCACGGCATAGAGGGAGCGTGCAAACAGCTGTGTGATACCCTCACTGAAATGAACATGAGGGTCCAAGCTGAAAAGGTGCACAATCTCATCAAGACAAGACAAAGTAGTAAAGAAGAAGGACAGAATGGACACATCTAGTTTTTATATGCAAAAACTCAGTGAGTTCATCCCCTGGACATCACACGCTGCGGATGAGGATGGAGATCCACGTGGACATGGAGTTTACTCTGGATGCTTCCACACAAAATCCATGAAGATGCTGTGAATGTTCTTCCTCAGCTAGCTTCAAGACGGTGGTGGCTTAGAATGATCTGCACTCCATCtttacatttaaacataatatatcaaatactttcatctatccatccatccatccatccatccatcctgtcatccattcacccacccacctatccatccattcataacATAAGTCAgatatttccatccatccatctagccatccTGTTTCTAAGCTACTTATCcttcacagggaacctggagcttgTCCCAGAGGATGCTGGGAAactcttcctcatgtcatcccagggagtttttctccAACATGCTGACCTCTCGCTTGCTAATTACGCAGAACTGTTAAAAGTAGAAACATCTAGATTTCTGTAGAACTGCTTTAGGTCAAAGGTGCTTTTAACTTTTTTAGTCAAATCTTAAAAtaagggataaatgttaggtaacattatttacattgacatcatttcctgtccaATTGAGcatgaggtttccttctgagcctggttccgctcaaggtttcttcctcatatcatctcagggagattcAGGGATAGCTTTAATaacttttttaatcatttttattccagatttttatttttttctgtaaagttACTTGGAGACAATGTTCATTTATAGAGACACCgtagaaataaatcaaattgaatgaaattaaaatcCTTTCTGCAGTTAGTTCTCAGCATGCTGGTGTATTTGTCATGTTttgctttattgttttttacttttgtcTAAATAAGATAGTTAAGTATCATGGCATTTTTTGCATATGTTAGGATTATGGAACTTAATTCTaccaaaaaacaataaataaaagtgtctCAAAAATGCACAAGAAGTTTATCCTCCTCTATAATACATACTCACTACTGATATAAACACTGCTGTTGTGTGAGCACCAGGATACTGTTATACAGCTGTGGAGAATAGTCTTATGTAGACCCTTttctgtgggcggagcttaggtggaggcagaaagattTCCTTGACCGCTTTACAAGCGCTAGTTATCAAgttttgtttactgtgtgtAAAGCTTACTTCACCttaaacactctgtgtgtgtgtgtgtgtgcgtgtgtgtggttttaCTTCACTCCGTGTGTGTGAAGTTGACTCCAGAATGTTTTTTCCTCTaacaggttttctttttttttaataatatacagGCTCTACCTCCTACACCTATATTTACTTTATCTATAAGCCAGTTATGATATATAACCCACTGAGAATATATACACTGGTCCACATGATGAGACGTGTGTAGAAAGATTGATTTAAACAAGAGAACCCTGAGTGATGACAAATGGCCGCTTTAATAAGTTACCATAAATAGCTATGACGTTTACCTACACTGGCAGAAGAACTTATCACAAGCCACAGTAACATCAACATAACATCAAAGAACGTGGTTTGTGATGGAGAACTTCATAAACACACCATGACTATTGCACTATTGTCACTAGCTAATAGCATACTTGCTACCTAGCTAATTAGCTAGGTAGCAAACACTATAGTCTACTATAGATAGTAAACACTTATCAACACACTTTGTTATTACACACTCATCtggatacagacagacagatatagacagATGTAGACAGACAGGGAGATTCTCCTGAGCTGGATTGTTGTGCTTCTGTGAGTTTTTTCCTCCGGAGACAGGAGCTTTTAGagatgttgtattgtgttagtgACTTTATGCTTGGTGTTGGTCCTGCAGTGAGACAGAGC contains:
- the fas gene encoding tumor necrosis factor receptor superfamily member 6 isoform X2, coding for MGFLSWSVVCVMECVPRRRGRETCGIGFYNTSKGIECCQCPQGTYLVKDCTSPRGFPTCYQCEDGTYLDHANSQRKCELCSTCSESENKVKKSPCSLSSNTVCNCKDGHYCETEECKVCHHCSTCDFGVKVSCTPTSDTQCNENPTALVVVSVFVVCLIAGLVVIFFWKKKMFCFKSHEPPENVQVLEPLGDPDLEPFLPQIAEILGFKVVRSVVMHSGLLSKANIDNKVYDHPGDANEQAYQLLWAWYQKHGIEGACKQLCDTLTEMNMRVQAEKVHNLIKTRQSSKEEGQNGHI